One Ricinus communis isolate WT05 ecotype wild-type chromosome 1, ASM1957865v1, whole genome shotgun sequence DNA window includes the following coding sequences:
- the LOC8271084 gene encoding pre-mRNA-splicing factor 18 has translation MDLLKQELLKKRQSLAQDTGGKRVFKRSEIQQKEIQKLREQEKQELEAKAKRQSSSTETATTTTSTSSTANTPSTTTTTTTSAAATTSKSLTNEQNIDNLILPKQEVIRRLRFLKQPITLFGEDDDARLDRLKHVLKAGIFEVDSDMTEGQTNDFLRDIAELRKRQKSGIVSERKRKDREEGAGEDGEGGEGEREMSGDGDSSGGVDADKDLKRMKANFEELCDEDKILVFFKRLLIEWKQELDEMAEAEKRTAKGKSMVATFKQCARYLHPLFKFCRKKVLPDDIRQALLVVVECCMKRDYLAAMDHYIKLAIGNAPWPIGVTMVGIHERSAREKIYTNSVAHIMNDETTRKYLQSVKRLMTFCQRRYPTMPSKAVEFNSLANGSDLQSLLAEERVHSGNQPSEGRLQLMAGPEEN, from the exons ATGGATCTCCTAAAGCAAGAACTCCTCAAAAAACGCCAATCCCTAGCACAAGACACCGGCGGTAAACGAGTCTTCAAGCGTTCCGAAATCcagcaaaaagaaattcagaaACTCCGCGaacaagaaaaacaagaacTCGAAGCCAAAGCCAAGCGCCAATCCTCCTCCACCGAAACCGCAACCACAACAACCTCCACCTCATCAACAGCCAATACTCCATCAACCACCACCACTACCACCACCTCCGCCGCCGCCACCACATCAAAATCTCTAACCAATGAACAAAATATCGATAACCTAATCCTTCCCAAACAAGAAGTAATCCGGCGCCTCCGGTTCCTAAAACAGCCGATTACTCTCTTCGGCGAAGACGACGATGCTCGTCTTGATCGGTTAAAACATGTTTTAAAAGCTGGAATTTTTGAAGTGGATAGTGATATGACTGAAGGGCAGACGAATGATTTTCTGCGTGATATTGCGGAGTTAAGGAAGCGGCAGAAGAGTGGAATCGTGAGCGaaaggaagagaaaagatAGGGAGGAAGGCGCAGGAGAGGATGGCGAGGGAGGGGAAGGTGAGAGAGAGATGAGTGGTGATGGTGATTCCAGTGGTGGTGTGGATGCTGATAAGGATTTGAAAAGAATGAAGGCCAACTTCGAAGAGTTGTGTGATGAGGATAAGATTTTGGTGTTCTTTAAAAGGTTGTTGATTGAATGGAAACAGGAATTGGATGAGATGGCTGAAGCTGAGAAGAGGACTGCTAAAGGGAAGTCAATGGTTGCTACTTTTAAACAGTGTGCTAGGTATTTGCATCCTTTGTTCAAGTTTTGCAGGAAGAAG gtTCTTCCTGATGATATTCGCCAAGCCTTGCTAGTGGTGGTTGAGTGCTGCATGAAGAGAGACTACCTTGCTGCCATGGATCATTATATTAAGCTGGCAATTGGTAATGCACCATGGCCAATTGGTGTCACTATGGTTGGTATTCATGAACGTTCAGCTCGTGAGAAGATTTATACCAATAGTGTGGCCCACATTATGAATGATGAGACCACGCGCAAATATTTACAGTCTGTCAAGAGGTTGATGACCTTTTGCCAACGGCGCTATCCTACTATGCCATCTAAAGCTGTGGAGTTCAATAGCCTGGCAAATGGTAGTGATTTACAGTCTTTACTGGCAGAAGAGAGGGTTCATAGCGGTAATCAGCCTTCTGAGGGAAGACTTCAGCTAATGGCTGGTCCAGAAGAGAATTAG
- the LOC8259591 gene encoding uncharacterized protein LOC8259591: MGTLSLLFPMSYSFSSPVRLKNDSSSRTHLRKRSSWPNISSYTLNSAKIRGKTVVFGGNSSDPNESQFLDENGVVDDMDGYLNYLSLEYDSVWDTKPSWCQPWTIAVTGVSGIACSWLIFHSVVVTSVVLFLVCSWWYIFLYSYPKAYAEMIAERRKKVTSGSEDTYGWKKIQ, from the exons ATGGGAACATTATCTCTCTTGTTTCCTATGTCTTACTCCTTCTCTTCACCAGTGAGACTAAAGAATGATTCATCCTCAAGAACCCATCTCCGCAAACGTAGTTCATGGCCAAACATCTCTTCATACACTCTCAATTCTGCCAAAATTAGAGGCAAAACTGTAGTATTTGGAGGGAATTCAAGTGACCCTAATGAGTCCCAGTTCCTGGATGAAAATGGTGTCGTTGACGATATGGATGGCTATCTCAACTATCTTTCTCTTGAATATGATTCTGTTTGGGACACCAAGCCGTCATg GTGTCAGCCGTGGACAATAGCAGTGACTGGAGTTTCCGGGATTGCATGCAGTTGGTTGATTTTTCACTCAGTTGTAGTGACATCGGTTGTACTCTTTTTAGTATGCAGCTGGTGGTACATTTTTCTGTATTCTTATCCTAAG GCATATGCAGAGATGATTGCTGAACGAAGGAAAAAAGTAACGAGTGGTTCTGAAGATACATATGGTTGGAAGAAAATTCAATGA